In Flavobacterium endoglycinae, one DNA window encodes the following:
- a CDS encoding glycoside hydrolase family 88 protein — MTNVNFISLILGFASLVTACKPGINPQTKTASAAAEKLETRYKMLLDYPADSMSMPRSMNTKTLEIRKVPSRDWTSGFFAGNLWQLYRLTGDSKYKEQAQKWTPFSKKESVNSNSHDVGFKVFCSFGEALKVENKKEYEAVIVKGAETLCTRFNPKVGSIRSWDFNKEIWDFPVIIDNMMNLELLFEASKISGNPKYRDVAIQHANTTLKNQFREDNSCYHVIDYNPTTGEVRKKTTLQGYNDDSVWARGQAWAVYGFTMSYRYTKDPAYLKQAEGTAKFFMTNKNLPEDGIPYWDLKDPSIPNAPRDVSAAMVMASGLYELYTYTKNKSYLAFADKLMASVQTDQYILDTKIKAPFLFDHSTGNWPKHDEIDEPIIYADYYFLEALIKMQRLKGSK; from the coding sequence ATGACGAATGTTAATTTCATTTCTTTAATTCTAGGCTTTGCATCGCTGGTAACGGCATGCAAGCCTGGGATTAACCCTCAAACCAAAACCGCATCAGCAGCGGCTGAAAAACTAGAAACGCGTTACAAAATGCTGCTCGATTATCCAGCAGATTCAATGTCGATGCCGAGAAGTATGAATACCAAAACCCTTGAGATTCGCAAAGTGCCGTCTAGAGATTGGACAAGTGGTTTCTTCGCTGGAAACCTTTGGCAATTGTACCGATTAACAGGCGATTCAAAATACAAAGAACAAGCTCAAAAATGGACTCCTTTCAGCAAAAAGGAAAGCGTTAACAGCAATTCGCATGACGTAGGTTTTAAAGTGTTTTGCAGTTTTGGAGAAGCTCTAAAAGTGGAAAACAAAAAAGAATACGAAGCGGTAATTGTGAAAGGCGCAGAAACTTTATGCACAAGGTTTAATCCAAAAGTGGGTTCTATACGTTCTTGGGATTTCAATAAAGAGATCTGGGATTTTCCTGTAATCATCGACAATATGATGAATTTAGAATTGCTGTTTGAAGCCTCTAAAATATCTGGAAATCCAAAATACCGTGATGTTGCGATTCAACATGCCAATACTACTTTAAAAAATCAATTTAGAGAAGACAATTCTTGCTATCACGTAATCGACTATAATCCGACTACAGGTGAAGTGAGAAAGAAAACAACACTTCAGGGTTACAATGACGATTCGGTTTGGGCGCGCGGTCAGGCTTGGGCAGTTTACGGATTTACCATGTCGTATCGTTACACAAAAGACCCAGCATATTTAAAACAAGCCGAAGGAACGGCAAAGTTTTTTATGACCAATAAAAACCTGCCAGAAGACGGAATTCCGTATTGGGATTTAAAAGACCCAAGCATTCCAAATGCTCCTCGTGACGTTTCTGCCGCAATGGTTATGGCATCAGGATTATACGAATTGTATACTTATACCAAGAACAAAAGTTATTTGGCTTTCGCTGATAAACTAATGGCTTCAGTGCAGACCGATCAATATATTTTGGATACAAAAATTAAAGCACCATTCCTATTCGATCACAGCACCGGAAACTGGCCAAAACACGACGAAATCGACGAACCAATAATCTATGCCGATTATTATTTTTTGGAAGCTTTAATAAAGATGCAAAGGCTCAAAGGTTCAAAGTAA